In Hahella sp. KA22, one genomic interval encodes:
- a CDS encoding SCO family protein, protein MTAIRLVFIAIVMTLTSACSQEPLEWSGTDIGGMLPELKFSLQSENAIPVSEKDFSGKYNILFFGYTYCPDICPTTLARLKSALSKLDAAEQQRINILFVSVDPKRDAPEQLKAYTDAFGSEFIGLTGDMDALQTLTKRYRVAFGYGKPDETGAYEVSHSSAAFVFDADGKARLLLRDDLSSDMIAKDLNQLLKS, encoded by the coding sequence GTGACGGCGATACGCCTCGTTTTTATCGCAATCGTAATGACGCTGACCAGCGCCTGTAGTCAGGAACCATTGGAGTGGTCAGGGACCGATATCGGCGGCATGCTGCCGGAGCTGAAGTTTTCCCTGCAGAGCGAAAACGCCATACCGGTGTCCGAGAAAGATTTCTCAGGCAAGTACAACATCCTGTTTTTCGGTTACACCTACTGTCCGGATATCTGCCCCACCACCCTCGCCAGACTGAAATCCGCGTTGAGTAAACTGGACGCCGCCGAACAGCAGCGCATCAATATCCTGTTTGTCAGCGTCGATCCTAAAAGAGACGCGCCGGAACAGCTCAAGGCCTATACCGACGCCTTCGGCTCCGAGTTTATCGGCCTTACCGGCGATATGGACGCGCTACAGACTCTCACCAAGCGTTACCGTGTAGCGTTCGGTTATGGCAAGCCCGATGAGACTGGCGCCTATGAGGTCTCCCACAGCTCCGCCGCATTCGTGTTCGACGCGGACGGCAAGGCCCGCCTGTTGCTGAGGGATGATCTCAGCTCCGATATGATCGCCAAGGATCTGAACCAGCTGCTCAAAAGCTGA